The Shewanella halotolerans region GCGCCATCGCCCTGGGCTTGACGCCTTTGAATGAGCCAAAGACCTTTACACACCAGCAAGAAAACGATAATCAAATCTACCTGCTGCCCTATCTGGATTATCGCCAGTGTCCCAACGCCCTGATAGCGGATTTACGTAAGCTTCGCAAATCGCTCACCGACTAGCCGATTAGTCCTCAACCCAACAGGCCTCACCAAAGAAAAAGGCGCCCGAGGCGCCTTTATCGATTCTGTTTGCCGTGACTCATTCAGCTAGATGAGTCATGGCGGCGCTAGTCGTATAGCGTCGGAATAGGCTTACGCTTGTGCTGGGTCGCGTTGTAGATGGCGATCAGGCGCGCCTCGACCGCGGCATCTACCGGCTTACCTTCGAGGAAATCATCTATCTGATCATAGGTCAGGCCCAGGGCGACTTCATCTTCGAGCTGTGGCTTATCACACTCGAGATCCGCCGTCGGCGCCTTATCGACCAGCACGCTAGGTGCGCCCAGTGCCGCTGCCAGCTGACGCACCTGACGCTTGCTCAGACCAAACAGCGGCGCCAGATCGCAGGCACCGTCACCCCACTTGGTGTAGAAGCCGGTGATATTCTCGGCGCTGTGGTCGGTGCCAACTACCAGGCCACCAGTCAGGCCGGCGATCTCATATTGGGCGATCATACGCATTCTGGCCTTCACGTTACCCTTTACGAAATCGACATTGCTGTGGGGATGAGAGATGACGCCGGCCACTTCGAGGCCCGCCAGCGTCTGATGATGGATTCCTTCGACCCCTTCACCTATGTTGACCGTCACCAGCTTACTGGGCTGAATGAACTGACAGGCCATCTGCGCCTCATCTTCATCCTTCTGCACCTTGAAGGGCAGACGCACCGCGATAAACTGATAACTGCCTTCATATTCGCCTTCACTGTTCAGCTCATCCACCGCTAGCTGGCACAGACGGCCCGCCAGTGAGGAGTCTACCCCACCGCTGATCCCCAGCACGAGACTGGTGGCGCGCGCCTCTTTGAGTTTCGCTTTGATAAAGGCGATACGTCTTTGCACCTCATATTCCACCTCGATATGCGGCTGCACCTTCATTTCACGTATGATCTGTCCTTTCACTGGTCCGACTCCACTTAGGTTAACTGTCAGCATGATTCTAAGCTGACCATTATGAGCCAAATCCTCGGGAAATTCACGACCTAAGCTCGCCCCAATCCAATAAATGGGTCGAGAGGCTGCAATTATTTACTAGTCAGGGGAAAACGCCCTGATCTACACTGGCTAATCAGACGATCGGAGGGGCCGGTCAGGAGTCAAGCGAAGCGGGATGATGGCAACAAGCGCGGTAGAGAAGATAGATTATTGGCAGGCGAGCATCTTGAAAGAGATGGAGCTTAGCCGCGCGCAATTTACCCATTTCGCCTTCGAGAAACATGTGCATCTGGACTACCACATAGGCGTGGTCTGCCATGGCGGCCAACGCTATCACCACAGGGGCAGCGAGTATCGACTGACGCCGGGCAACATATCCACCCTCAACCCAGACGAGAGCCACAACGGCCAGAGTATCGCCGATGGCGGCTATGAGGCGCTGGTGATGTCTCTGCCCACCAGCTATGTGCAGCAGGTGGGCGAGGCGCTCAACCAGGGCGAGCTCTATTTCAGCACGCCTATCCTAGACGACCCTAAGCTGAGGGCCTATTTCATCCGCCTGCACAGGCAACTGACCCTGCATCAGGCAAACATCACGCCGCTGGAGGCGGAGACCTTGCTGCTAGGTTTTATCAGCGAGCTGTTTTATCACCATGGCAAGCTACGTAACCTGCCGAGCAGTCAGGCCAGGTTAAGCGGTGCCCAGCTGGACAACATCAAGCAGCAGTTCCATCAAGGGCTGGATCAGGAGTTCGAGCTGGAGCCGCTGGCGCTCTCCATCGGTTTGAGTAAGTTTCAATTCTTACGTCAATTCAAGGCGGCCACCGGCATGACGCCCCACGCCTACCTGAAACGCCTGCGGCTGGAATACGCCAAGAAGGCGCTGATGCGAGGCGACAGCGCCATCAGCACCGCCTATGACTTAGGGTTCTTCGATCAGAGCCATTTCAACAAGGCGTTCAAGCGGGCATTTTTGATCACCCCGGCCCATTTTCAGAAACGGGTCACGCCCTGATAGGTTAGTGATAGGTTAGTGATAGGTTAGCCCACAGACAAAAAACATCTGGCCTAACAGCAAACGCGCAATATTTTACAATCCCGGCGCCGCGGATAGGCTTACTATGGCAACATCGATTTAAATTTAACGCGTGAGAGCTCAACACAGATGGAACTACAGCTGCAACTGCTTTTCTCTTTGGCCGTCATACA contains the following coding sequences:
- a CDS encoding AraC family transcriptional regulator, with protein sequence MMATSAVEKIDYWQASILKEMELSRAQFTHFAFEKHVHLDYHIGVVCHGGQRYHHRGSEYRLTPGNISTLNPDESHNGQSIADGGYEALVMSLPTSYVQQVGEALNQGELYFSTPILDDPKLRAYFIRLHRQLTLHQANITPLEAETLLLGFISELFYHHGKLRNLPSSQARLSGAQLDNIKQQFHQGLDQEFELEPLALSIGLSKFQFLRQFKAATGMTPHAYLKRLRLEYAKKALMRGDSAISTAYDLGFFDQSHFNKAFKRAFLITPAHFQKRVTP
- the nadE gene encoding ammonia-dependent NAD(+) synthetase — translated: MKGQIIREMKVQPHIEVEYEVQRRIAFIKAKLKEARATSLVLGISGGVDSSLAGRLCQLAVDELNSEGEYEGSYQFIAVRLPFKVQKDEDEAQMACQFIQPSKLVTVNIGEGVEGIHHQTLAGLEVAGVISHPHSNVDFVKGNVKARMRMIAQYEIAGLTGGLVVGTDHSAENITGFYTKWGDGACDLAPLFGLSKRQVRQLAAALGAPSVLVDKAPTADLECDKPQLEDEVALGLTYDQIDDFLEGKPVDAAVEARLIAIYNATQHKRKPIPTLYD